One region of Eupeodes corollae chromosome 1, idEupCoro1.1, whole genome shotgun sequence genomic DNA includes:
- the LOC129938604 gene encoding uncharacterized protein C19orf47, which translates to MSVTNATQWLNFFKAAGVPGGSAGMYAHLFVVNRIQLDMLTDLNKEYLREMGITLMGDIIAILRHSKHVSEQTAREKVLSSENPLPVATVVANPIARDVKTIENNKNHKSTLSTNSVLPLPKVPRRVLPEHEGKYKIKLPSGTTERSKEILAKKAMLYSDKETTVKPRVFERLSRSTHNIEFEDLTKPNKKKPLIDQKIRITGVGSKPFTASSSSSIFSRLGGKSDPDIIEVPSSDQQIKPILKKSSKSSSSGVVKSISKSSSSSQKVLLVKKVPIKLDSDNSYDSDDDMRMDTSGDKIVSFASEAEVREIAPRVVSIKGKSKNRLTTTSNIKSRMGSGMHADRIHRTAKPVKLKLSPQQNKISPNKAQAIRMKSDELLRSEKPVYSRLGTNPVGSGLSKLANRIGRVSLASSSKSANSTATGSSSPLPRKKTPSNKSGSVFERLGFAR; encoded by the exons ATGTCTGTTACCAATGCAA cacAATGGCTCAACTTTTTCAAAGCAGCTGGTGTTCCAGGTGGGTCAGCTGGAATGTATGCACATTTATTCGTAGTGAATCGCATTCAATTAGATATGCTGACAGATTTAAACAAGGAATACCTGCGAGAGATGGGAATCACACTGATGGGTGATATTATAGCCATTCTGAG GCATTCCAAACATGTGAGTGAGCAAACAGCTCGAGAGAAAGTCCTCAGTTCAGAGAATCCCTTGCCAGTGGCGACTGTAGTCGCAAATCCCATTGCTCGAGATGTAAAGACcatagaaaataacaaaaatc ATAAATCGACATTATCAACCAATTCAGTACTTCCCCTGCCCAAAGTTCCACGACGAGTTTTGCCAGAACACGAAggtaaatacaaaatcaaattgccCTCTGGCACAACTGAACGTAGCAAAGAGATACTCGCCAAGAAAGCGATGCTCTATTCGGACAAAGAAACTACAGTGAAACCCCGAGTCTTTGAACGCCTTTCCCGGAGCACGCACAACATTGAGTTCGAAGACCTGACTAaaccaaacaagaaaaaaccTTTGATCGATCAAAAGATTAGAATCACAGGAGTTGGAAGCAAACCCTTCACcgcgtcatcgtcgtcgtcgataTTCTCCCGCCTAGGAGGCAAATCAGACCCTGATATAATTGAGGTTCCGTCTTCGGATCAGCAAATTAAGCCAATCCTCAAAAAGTCGTCAAAATCT AGTTCCTCTGGCGTAGTCAAATCCATCTCAAAGTCTTCATCGTCTTCACAGAAAGTACTCCTGGTTAAGAAAGTTCCCATCAAATTAGATTCAGATAACTCCTATGACTCGGACGATGATATGAGAATGGACACAAGCGGCGACAAGATTGTGTCGTTTGCATCCGAAGCTGAGGTTCGTGAGATTGCCCCTCGTGTGGTTAGCATCAAGGGAAAGTCCAAAAACCGATTGACTACTACATCCAACATAAAGTCTCGAATGGGTTCTGGGATGCATG CCGATAGAATCCATCGCACCGCCAAACCCGTCAAACTGAAACTATCCCCGCAGCAGAACAAAATTAGTCCCAATAAAGCTCAAGCAATTCGTATGAAATCCGACGAACTCCTCAGATCAGAAAAACCAGTCTACAGCCGATTGGGAACCAATCCCGTAGGCAGTGGGCTTTCAAAACTAGCAAATCGCATTGGGCGAGTTAGCCTGGCGAGTAGTTCTAAATCAGCAAATTCAACAGCGACCGGTTCCTCCTCTCCATTGCCACGTAAAAAGACTCCGAGTAATAAAAGTGGAAGTGTTTTCGAGAGATTAGGATTTGCCCGTTAG